The DNA region ACCGCCCCGTTCGGCAAAAAGTTCCAGCATCTCGGTTTCCGCCATGCCCGAGATTGAGCCAAGGGTCCACGCGTCAGCGGCGACCGAGTGCTTCCCGGCGGCTTCGACGTCGTAGTACACGTCGCCGTCCGGCTCCCCCGCGGAACCCGCCACCTTGTATGCAAGGCCCAGCCTGACCAGGCGCTCGACCGCCGGAACAATCAGGGGAACGGATTCCACCGCGCCAATATACTGGTCCGGCGCCAGTACGTTCAGGGCCTCCATGTCGGTCCGGAAGAGCTCAATCTGGCTGGCGGCGAGCTCTCGCCAGTCAACTCCCGTGGCAGCGGCGCGTTCCAACAGGGGGTCATCGATGTCGGTGACGTTCTGGATGTAGGAAACGCGCTGGCCCGCGTCGCGCCACGCCCGGTTGAGAAGATCAAAGGCCACATAGCTGGCCGCGTGACCCATGTGGGTGGCGTCATAGGGAGTGATCCCGCAGACGTACATCGACTGCTCACCGCCGTTCGAAAGCGTTACTTCGCTTCCCAGTGCGGTATCGAACAGCCGGATGGCGGGCATGCTGCCAGGCAGTTCAGGAACAGGGCGGGATATCCAGGATTTCACAGGCCAAGCCTAGTGCTAGGCGCTGATGACATTGAAACCGAGCAGGAGGTACACCGCCAGTCCCAGGAAAATCCGGTACCAGACAAAGAGGCGGTAGCTGCGCGTGGAGATGAATTTCAGGAACCATCCGATGATCACGTAGCCAACCACAAAGGCGATGACAGTGGCCAGCGCCGTTTCCGGAAGGCCATAGGGGCCGGTGATGCCTTCCTTGGAGATGGTCTTGTAGAGCTGGTAAAGACCGCTGCCGAACACGGCCGGTATGGCCAGGAGGAAGGAATACCGGGCGGCAGCTTCACGGGTGTAGCCCATCAGCAGGCCGGCAGTAATAGTGCCGCCGGACCTTGAGACCCCCGGAATGAGTGCCATGGCCTGGGCGAGGCCGTAGAAGATGCCGTGCTTATAGGTGAGGCGCGTCAGATCCCGTTCCTGTTTCCCGACGGCATCGGCCACGGCGAGTACAAGGCCAAAGACAATGAGCGTGGTGGCCACGATCCAGAGGCTGCGCAGTACCGATTCGATCTGGTCCTGGAACAGGAGGCCCAGCACAATGATCGGCAGGCTTCCCAGAATTACCAGCCACCCCATGCGCACGTCCGGGTCCTGCCGGGAGACTTTGCCCGCTAGCGAACCGGCCCAGGCTTTGACGATTCTTACGATGTCACGCCAAAAGTAGACAAGCACGGCCGTCTCGGTGCCCAGCTGCGTGATGGCGGTAAAGGCGGCACCGGGATCGGCGGCGTTGGGCAGGAATTGCCCCACGATCCGCAGATGCGCGCTTGATGAAATCGGTAAGAATTCGGTCAGTCCCTGCACTAGGCCCAGCAGGGCCGCCTCAAACCAGTTCACGCTAAGACCCTACGTCATGGACCCTGAGGATTCCCCGTAAGCTTGCTGCTATGCAGCAGCGTTACGTCGGCAACAGTGGATTGCGGGTCTCCGCCCTCTCCCTCGGCACTATGTCCTGGGCCGGCGAAACCGACGAACAGGACGCTACGGACATGCTGCGCACCTTCATGAACTCCGGCGGCAAGCACATCGACACGGCGGCGTCATACGCCGACGGCCGTTCGGAGGCGATGATCGGATCACTGCTGGGGGACGTCGTCTCCCGGACCGAAGTTTCCATCTCCACTAAAGCAGGAATGTCGACGTCGGACGGCCGGCGGACGGTGGATACATCACGCAACGCGATGCTTTCCGGGCTGGACGCAAGCCTCGCGAGACTTGGGACGGACTACGTGGACATCTGGTTTGCCCAAGCCTGGGACGGCAATGTCCCGTTGGACGAAACCCTGTCCGCCCTCGAATTCGCTCTGCGGAGCGGGCGGGCACGGTATGCCGGCGTCTCAAACTTCAACGGGTGGCAGACAGCCAAGGCCGCAGCAGTGGCCGGCTTTCCGCTCGTGGCTGCCCAGGCTGAATATTCGCTCCTCCACCGCAGGCCGGAAGAGGAACTCATTCCCGCTGTCGAGGATGCCGGCCTGGGCCTGATGGGGTGGGCGCCGCTGGGCCGCGGTGTCCTCACCGGTAAATACCGCGGCAACATACCTTCTCAGTCCAGGGCTGCCCACGCTGTCCTCGCCCCTTACGTGGAGCCGTACCTGGAGCAGAAACCGTCCCGGGTAGTCGAGGCTGTCGCGATGGCTGCCAAAGGTTTGGGACGGACGCCCCTGGATGTGTCTCTGAGCTGGCTGCTTTCGCAGCACGGTGTGGCTACGGCCATTGTCGGGCCCAGGACGCCCGTGCAGCTCAAGGAGATCCTGGATTCCCAGCTGACACCTCTGCCGCCGGAGATTTCCCGGGCACTTGAGGACGTGTCAGAACCGTCCTGACACTGGCGGCAACTGCCTGGCTCAGCGTGCGGCCTTGCCTGCGCCCAGGTCAGTCCTCAACGATTTCCAGGTCCTCGTCGTCGACATCGAGGTCTTCTTCTTCGTCTTCTTCATCCTCAAAGACCTGGAGTGGTGTCACTTCGTTATAAGCCTCGTAGAGTGCGTCCTCATAGACTTCGAAGGCATCGGCAACTGCAAAAAATGCCGCTTCAACGGCGGGGTCCCCATCACCGCGGCGGTTGGACGCTGCGATAAGGTGTTCTTCCAAGGCGGCGGTCAAGGACTGAAGCGCGACACGCGGATCGATGCTCATGACTTCACGTTAGCTGGAAAAGGACGAGAATGGAGAGCAATGAAGGAACAATTTCTCACCAGCTCGGTCCGGCGGGAACGGGACTATTTGAGGCAGTACGAGTACCTCGTACTGACGGTCAGTCCCGAGGATTCACTGCCCGAGGCCAGGCGCCGGCTCGTGGAGCATTCCGAGTACGGCAAGTGGGAACTTGAGCGAAGCATGCTTTATGTGGGCGGCGGCAGGCGCTTCTGGCTCCGCCGGAGAGTCATGCAGGTTCAACGCACTGTCTAGTGCCGAACTGTCACGCACACGGTCCCGTTTCCGTCAGTCCTCCAGCGGGCCGAGCCACGCATTGGCTACCGTGTTGTGCGCAGATTCATCATCGGACGGATGGAACAGTCCGGCCAGTACATCACGGTAGAGCCGTTCGAGTTCGGAACCCTGGAAATAGGTTGAGCCGCCGCTCACACGGATGGCGAGGTCGACTACCCGGCGGGCCGTCTCGGTTGCGTTGACCTTCAGGCCCACGAGCTTGGGGAACCACTGGGACCCATGATCGGCCAGGGCGTCGACGTCGTGGGTCACTGCCGAGAGCTGGGGATAGAGAATGTCCATGGCCATCGCAGCCTCCGCCACCTTCCAGCGGATGTCAGGGTCCAGGGCGTAGCTTCGACCCCCGTTCTTGAACGAAGTGCGGCGCTTAACTGCGTCCACGCCCAGGTTGAGGGCCCGCTCGCCGATGCCTGTGTACACGGCAGCCAGGAGTGTCTCAAAGCAGGCGAAGATGGCGAAAATCAGCGGATCGGCATTTGGTCCGACGGGCAGTTTGCGGAAGATCCGGTCCCCGGGGACCTCGACCGCCTCCAACACCGTCGTATTGGACTGGCTGGCGCGCATTCCCAAGGTATTCCAGTCGTCCAGGATCGTGTAACCGGGGGTTCCACGGGTGATGAATCCGTGCACGAGCTCACCATCGCCCTCACGCGCCTGCGGGTCCTTGCCGAAGATTCCCAGCCTGGTCCAAGCAGGGGAAAGGCTCGTGAAGATCTTCGTTCCCGTGAAGCTGTAACCGCCGCCCACTAGTGGCGTGGCGACCGTGCGCGAATCAAAGAGGACGGAGTCGTTGCCGGCTTCGGAATTGCCAAAGGCAAAGATCTCGCCCCGGGCTGCTTCCTGCAGGACGAAGTCCAGGGAGTGATCGCCCCTCGCAGCGAGGACGTATGCGACGCCGGTCCACACGAGGTGCATGTTGACGGCCAAAGCGGTGGCCGGGGCGGCCGTTGCCAGCCTCCGCTGGACGTCTGCTGCCGCCTCAAGCCCAAGTCCACGGCCGCCGTCGGGCTCCGGAACAAAAAGCTTGAGGTAACCGGCCGCGGCCAGCTCCTCGAGGTCCTCGTGGAAAAAGGTGTTGTTGCGGTCGTAGCCGGCCGCCCGGCCGCGGATACGCTCCAGCAGCGCCGCAGGCAGCACGTCGTCGGGCGTCATTTCCCGGCCATTTAATAGTTCGTCAGCAGGGTGTTGAGTACCCGGGCCCCAAATTTGAGCGAATCCGCCGGAACCCGTTCATCCACGCCGTGGAACATCCCGGTGAAGTCGAGATCGTCCGGCAGCTGCAACGGGGCGAAGCCATAGCCGGTGATTCCCAGCCTGCTCAGTGATTTGTTATCGGTGCCGCCGGAGAGCGTGTAAGGAAGCACCTTGGCGCCCGGGTCCTCCGAATGCAGCGCATCAATCATGGAATCCACCAGGTTGCCGGCGAAGGGGACTTCCAGGGAGACATCATTGTGCACATAGCTGACGTCTACTCCCGAGCCGGCGAGTTCACGCACAATCTCCAGGACGTGGTCCTGCTGGCCGGGGAGCGTGCGGCAGTCAACCAGGGCCTCAGCGGACTCCGGGATGACGTTGTGCTTGTATCCGCCCTTCAGCAGCGTGGGGTTGGTGGTGTTCTGCAGGGTTGCACCGACAAAGCGGGCCACCGTGCCCAGTTGGCTCAAGAGCCGGTCCGGATTGTCGGGGTCGAATTCCACTCCGGTGAGTTCGGTCACGCCGTCCAGGAACTGGCGTGTGGTGGGGGTCAGCTCAATCGGCCACTTGTATTCGCCGATCCGTGTCACCGCACCGGCCAGGCGGGTGACGGCGTTGTCCGTGTTGATCTGCGAGCCGTGACCGGCCCGCCCATGCGCCACCAGGCGGAGCCAGGAAATGCCCTTTTCCGCGGTCTGCAGGAGGTAGGTGCGCTGGCCGCCGATGGTGGCCGAGAACCCGCCCACTTCCGAGATAGCTTCCGTGGCGCCGTCGAAGAGCTCGGGACGCTTGTCCGCTGCGTAGCGCGCCCCGTATTCGCCGCCGGCTTCCTCGTCCGCAAAGAAGGCGAACACAATGTCCCGCTTGGGCTTGCGACCGGTCCGTGCGAAGCCCCGCAAGACCGAGAGGATCATGGCATCCATGTCCTTCATGTCCACGGCGCCCCGGCCCCAGATCAGGCCGTCCTTGAGTTCTGCACCGAAGGGGTCCACTGACCACTGGTCCCTCAATGCGGGAACGACGTCGAGGTGGCCGTGCACCACCAGGGCGCTCGCTGACGGGTCCTCACCGGCCATCCGGGTGACAACGTTTGCCCGGCCGGGGGCGGACTCGAAGATCTCGGCGTCGAGGCCGACTTCCTCAATCAGCCCCGCCGTATATTCCGCCGCGGCCCTCTCCCCCGGCCCTGACCCGTCACCATAATTGGAGGTGTCTATCCGGATGAGTTCCTGGCAGATCCGGACAACTTCATCCTCGGGGCGGATGTCAGACATTGATTACTCCTCATGCAGGGGACGGCTGCTAAGAACCAGGGGGACTCGCTTGCCTTCAGCCTACCCACTCACCCCGATTCCATCTTTGCGCAAAGTTCGTGTTAGAGTTTTTCTCGCTGCTTCGGAGAAAAGCGAACCGCTGAAAGGCGGAAACGTTATCCGAAATACCACCTGCGCGGGTGGCGGAATGGCAGACGCGCTAGCTTGAGGTGCTAGTCCTCGAAAGGGGGTGGGGGTTCAAGTCCCCCTCCGCGCACAAAGGGAAAACCCCTGGAATCCATTGGATTCCAGGGGTTTTTTGCGTCTGAGGTCGCAACCAGCGATCAAACCACGGACTGCCTGCCCGGTCGCTCGTCTGCCCGCCTGCGCGAGACCCGTGGCAGTAGCTTCTGCGTCACCTACGACCCTGCTGATGCAACCGTGGGGCGGAATGCGAACTTACTTGCAGGACGCCAGAATATGGGCCATGGCATCGTGCTCGGCCTGGGTGACCCAGAGCTGATATTTGGCCTTCACCGCCGTCTGGCGGGCAACGTACTCGCAGCGGAATGCCTTGTTCGGCGGAAGCCACGTAGCGGCGTCCTTATCGCCCTTGGCGCCATTGGTGGGACCGTCTGCAGCCATCAGGTTCAGCGGGTCATTGGCCAGCTCGTTGCGCTGCTCGATGCTGAGCTGCCGGGCGCCTTTCTGCCAGGCATCGCTGAGCGCGATCACGTGGTCGATCTGGACGGCGGAGCTGGTGGTGTTGCCACGAACGAAGTTGATGGTTGTGCCGGTGTATTTGTCGGCCAGCGTGCCAGTGGCGACGACGCAGTTCTCGGTTCCCGGCTTGAACGTCTCACCCTCCAGGTCCCGGGCGAGGATGTCATTGCGGGTGTCGCAGCCGTTATGGTCGACGTCGGCCCACGCGGGACCGAACTCTTCGCGGGTGTAGCCGGACTTGGGTGAGCGTCCCTTCACCGGGATGGTCTCCAGCTGGGCCAGGGCCGCTGCGGCTTCACGCGAAGCATCCGGAGCGGCGGGGACGGCCTGGGCTGCGGCGTCACAGCCGGCAAGAGAGCCAGCGAGAAAGAGGGCTGTAAGGGCGGTCAGGGTCATGGTGGCGGCGGAGCGTGTGATCGTCATGCCCTTCGTGTGTGCGGCGGCTCCGTCCAAGCTACCCGCGCCAATGGCATGCCGATGGCAGGCAGGATCATGGTGCCGCTCACACGGGCACCCTCCGCTGTGATGCGCGGACGTTCAACCCGGGCCGACGCGGGAGATCCGGCCTGACCGGCATCGTGCGCCACTCCGCGGCCCTGGACGGCGCATACGCGTGCCAGACTCATTCTCATGCGCCAATTCGTCGTCCTCGGCACGGCCTCCCAAGTTCCCACCCGGACCCGGAACCACAACGGCTATCTGCTGTTATGGGACGGTGAGGGCCTGCTCTTTGATCCCGGGGAGGGCACGCAGCGGCAGATGATTCTGGCAGGCGTTTCGGCCAGCCAGGTCACCCGCATTTGCCTTACCCATGTCCATGGAGATCACTGCTTCGGCCTCCCCGGGGTGCTTTCGCGCATGGTCCTGGATGGCGTAAAGCACCCTGTCCACCTGCATTTTCCCGCGTCCGGCCAAGATGTGGTCCGGGCGCTCGTCTCCCTCGCCTCGCCAGGTCTTGATTTGCACCTGCACCCCCATGGGGGCAGCTGCATGGTGGCGGCCGGCCTGGAGGTGCGGCCGCTCCGCCACCGGATCGAGACCTTCGGATACCGGCTGGTTGAGGCCGACGGCTTCACCTTCCTGCCTGAACGGCTAGCGACAGCCGGCATTGCCGGACCCGACGTCGGGCGCCTGCTACGTGAGGGAAGGCTGGGAGCCGTACGACTCGCCGATGTGAGCATGCCGCGCCGCGGCCAGCGCTTCGCCTTCGTCATGGATACTGCACCATGTCCTGGCGCTGAGGAGCTCGCCGATGGCGCGGACCTGCTCGTCGCGGAGTCCACATTCAGCGACGACGACGCCGAGCTCGCCAAACAGTACCGTCACCTCACCGCGGGGCAGGCAGGCGCCCTGGCAGCCGGCGGCGGCGTAGCCACCCTTGTCCTGACCCACTTCTCCTCACGCTACGAAGAGGTAAGTCTGCTGGCCGAGCAGGCCAAGGCACAGGCCCGTGAGGCCACAGTGCTGGCTGCGAACGATCTTGATCGAATCCCCTTCCCGAAACGCCGATGGACAGTGGCCTAGACATCGGGAGATCAGGGAAAGCTTCGCTTGGCCGTGTACAGGCCGCCTCCCTGGTTGCTTCCCCGCACCGCCGTTTCCTCGGCGCAGGAAGGTGTCTTTGGTCACAAACTCACCCATCCGGGCGTGCCACCCCTACAATTGGTCACTCCCGCCTGTTGGGGAATACCAGCTGGATGCTGTACGTTGCATACGCGACAGACAGAACCAAAGAAAAGAGAAACACCTAAGTGGCAACCGATTACGACGAACTTCGCTCCGATGTCAAGGAGTCGCAGGACAACTCGCTCGAGGCGCTCCAGTCCGCCAATGCGCCGGACGCCCGCAGCGTCGTCCTTGAACTGGATGAGGCAGACGGTCTCGACGGCGCCGGCGTTCCCGGAGGCGAATTCGTAGCCGAGGAACTCGTTGTCCAGGTCATTCCGCAGGCCGAAGACGAGTTCACCTGCTACTCCTGCTTCCTGGTCCGGCACCGTTCGCAGATTGCACGGCAGAAAGACGGACACAGCTACTGCACCGACTGCGAAGGCTGATTCCGGTCCGCCGGAAGCCTTCCGGCGACGGCTACGGCCAACGCCGTCGGGATACGATGAGGCACGCCCATGTAACTGTGGACGTGCCTTTCGTTTTACATCAGGCGGCTTCTGACGATCTCGCTGACGGCCTTGCCGTCGAAACGGCCGGCAACCTTTGCAGTGACGGGCTTCATCACAGCGCCGATGGAGCGCACCGACAGCTCCTGGCCCTCAGCCTGAAGTGCTGCGATGGCCTCATCGACGATTGTCTCGACTTCGTCGCGGGATAGGGCCTTCGGCAAGTAGGCCTCAATGACCTCCGCCTCGGCGATTTCTGCTGCTGCCCGCTCCGGCTCGCCCGCCTCAGTGTAGATCCGGGCAGTATCGCGCCGTTTGGCTGCTTCCTTTTGCAGCAGCGATGTCACCTGGGCGTCATCCAGCGTCATGGGCGTCTTGCCCGATTTTTCACGTGTTTCGATTTCGCCCAGGACATTGCGCACCGTTGTCAGGGCGGTCTTGTTCCGCTCTTTCATGTGGACAACAACGTCGGCGTGCAGGCGTTCCTTCAAAGTGGTCACGATGTTCCTCGATTCGTAGGGCACCCCGAAAGGGGGCAGGAGTCGGTCGTGAACCGTCCCTCTAGTACCGTAGAGGTCTATGGCTGACAATGACTACTCCCCGTCGGGCAGGGCATGACATCCCTCCCCCAGCAACTGTGGCAACGCATCGTTGAAGCCTTCAGCGGGACCGATATCCCTGATGTTTCCCTCCCCGAACTGTCGCTGGTGCTTCTTCTGGCGACTGCGCTGTCCATTCCACGGGCCACCTGGAAGTACTTCGGCCTGCTCGCCACCGCCACCCATGAACTCGGCCACGCCTTCGCTGCCGTATTGAGCGGCCAGAGACTGGGAGGGATCCGGCTTAGGCTGGACCACTCGGGAACCACAACCAGTTACAGCCGCGGGCGCCTGGCCACCGTCTGGTCGGGCTTCTGGGGCTACCCGGTTCCCGCGATGACAGGCGCGGCGCTGGTGTCGTCCGGCTTTGGCGGATGGGGTCCTGCAGCCCTCGCTGTCGGAACCATGGTCCTGTTGGCCTCGCTCCTGTTCATCCGGAATATGGCCGGATTCCTCATCACGGCCGTCTCCGTCGCCGGAGGCGCCGCACTGATCTTGTTTGTTCCACACGCATTCACGGGCCACGTCGCGATCGTTTTGGGACTCGCCTTGTTGGTTGCGGCCGTACGGGACCTCTTCAAACTCTCCCAAGTGCACCTGCGCCGCAGGGACCGGCTGGCCAATTCGGACGCCTACTTGCTCTACCGTGCCACGTCCGTGCCTTCCATCATTTGGATTGGCTTGTTCGTGGCCCTGGTGGCGGGTTCCTGGATCGTGGCCTGGCAACCTATCTCCGCAATTCTTGTCGCCGGCGCATAGGCTTAACCGCATGAGCCAGGACACGGACAGCGGAGACATCAGCACGCAGGGCGCGTATGTCACGGGCGCAGAGTTCAACCGCGACACCAATTACATCGAGGACCGGATCACGCGCGACGGCGCCCCGGGCTCCAACGGAGAGCAGGGCTGGCGTGCCGCAGCCGGCCGCTACCGGCTGATTGCGGCGCGGGCATGCCCCTGGGCGAGCCGGACAGTCATTGTGCGGCGGCTCCTGGGCCTGGAGGATGCCATTTCCCTGGGCCAGCCAGGCCCGACTCATGATGCACGGTCATGGACCTTCGATCTGGACCCGGATGGCGTGGACCCGGTGCTTGGCATCCGGCGGCTCCAGAGCGCCTACTTCAGGCGGTTCCCGGACTACCCGCGGGGTATTACGGTGCCAGCGATCGTGGATGTTGCCAGCGGGGCGGTGGTAACAAACAACTTTTCCCAAATCACTTTGGATTTTGCTACCGAATGGACAGAGTTCCACCGGCCCGGCGCGCCGCAGCTCTATCCCGAGTACCTGCGGCCGGAAATCGACGCCGTCAACAGGCGGGTTTTTACCGAGATCAACAACGGCGTCTACCGCTGCGGTTTCGCCGGCTCGCAGGAGGCCTATGACTCCGCCTATACCCGGCTGTGGACCGCCATGGACTGGCTTGAGGAACGCCTCTCCAGCCGGCGGTATCTGGTGGGTGACACCATCACAGAGGCGGACGTGCGGCTGTTTACCACCCTCGCCAGGTTTGACGCGGTCTACCACGGCCATTTCAAATGCAACCGGCAGAAGCTCAGCGAGATGCCTGCGCTGTGGGGATACGCGCGCGACCTGTTCCAGACCCCCGGCTTTGGCGACACCGTCGACTTCGTCCAGATCAAGCAGCATTACTACATCGTCCATGAGGACATCAATCCCACCGGGATCGTGCCGCAGGGCCCGGACCTCTCGGGCTGGCTGGAAGCCCATGGCCGGGACTCACTGGGCGGGCGGCCGTTCGGGGACGGGACTCCTCCGGGACCGGTCAGGCCGGGAGAAGAGGTTACGGCCGGCCACGGTGCGGGTTCGTGATCGGAAAGCG from Arthrobacter pascens includes:
- a CDS encoding ribonuclease Z → MRQFVVLGTASQVPTRTRNHNGYLLLWDGEGLLFDPGEGTQRQMILAGVSASQVTRICLTHVHGDHCFGLPGVLSRMVLDGVKHPVHLHFPASGQDVVRALVSLASPGLDLHLHPHGGSCMVAAGLEVRPLRHRIETFGYRLVEADGFTFLPERLATAGIAGPDVGRLLREGRLGAVRLADVSMPRRGQRFAFVMDTAPCPGAEELADGADLLVAESTFSDDDAELAKQYRHLTAGQAGALAAGGGVATLVLTHFSSRYEEVSLLAEQAKAQAREATVLAANDLDRIPFPKRRWTVA
- a CDS encoding M20/M25/M40 family metallo-hydrolase, with translation MSDIRPEDEVVRICQELIRIDTSNYGDGSGPGERAAAEYTAGLIEEVGLDAEIFESAPGRANVVTRMAGEDPSASALVVHGHLDVVPALRDQWSVDPFGAELKDGLIWGRGAVDMKDMDAMILSVLRGFARTGRKPKRDIVFAFFADEEAGGEYGARYAADKRPELFDGATEAISEVGGFSATIGGQRTYLLQTAEKGISWLRLVAHGRAGHGSQINTDNAVTRLAGAVTRIGEYKWPIELTPTTRQFLDGVTELTGVEFDPDNPDRLLSQLGTVARFVGATLQNTTNPTLLKGGYKHNVIPESAEALVDCRTLPGQQDHVLEIVRELAGSGVDVSYVHNDVSLEVPFAGNLVDSMIDALHSEDPGAKVLPYTLSGGTDNKSLSRLGITGYGFAPLQLPDDLDFTGMFHGVDERVPADSLKFGARVLNTLLTNY
- a CDS encoding glutathione S-transferase family protein, with translation MSQDTDSGDISTQGAYVTGAEFNRDTNYIEDRITRDGAPGSNGEQGWRAAAGRYRLIAARACPWASRTVIVRRLLGLEDAISLGQPGPTHDARSWTFDLDPDGVDPVLGIRRLQSAYFRRFPDYPRGITVPAIVDVASGAVVTNNFSQITLDFATEWTEFHRPGAPQLYPEYLRPEIDAVNRRVFTEINNGVYRCGFAGSQEAYDSAYTRLWTAMDWLEERLSSRRYLVGDTITEADVRLFTTLARFDAVYHGHFKCNRQKLSEMPALWGYARDLFQTPGFGDTVDFVQIKQHYYIVHEDINPTGIVPQGPDLSGWLEAHGRDSLGGRPFGDGTPPGPVRPGEEVTAGHGAGS
- a CDS encoding M50 family metallopeptidase, with the translated sequence MTSLPQQLWQRIVEAFSGTDIPDVSLPELSLVLLLATALSIPRATWKYFGLLATATHELGHAFAAVLSGQRLGGIRLRLDHSGTTTSYSRGRLATVWSGFWGYPVPAMTGAALVSSGFGGWGPAALAVGTMVLLASLLFIRNMAGFLITAVSVAGGAALILFVPHAFTGHVAIVLGLALLVAAVRDLFKLSQVHLRRRDRLANSDAYLLYRATSVPSIIWIGLFVALVAGSWIVAWQPISAILVAGA
- a CDS encoding undecaprenyl-diphosphate phosphatase codes for the protein MNWFEAALLGLVQGLTEFLPISSSAHLRIVGQFLPNAADPGAAFTAITQLGTETAVLVYFWRDIVRIVKAWAGSLAGKVSRQDPDVRMGWLVILGSLPIIVLGLLFQDQIESVLRSLWIVATTLIVFGLVLAVADAVGKQERDLTRLTYKHGIFYGLAQAMALIPGVSRSGGTITAGLLMGYTREAAARYSFLLAIPAVFGSGLYQLYKTISKEGITGPYGLPETALATVIAFVVGYVIIGWFLKFISTRSYRLFVWYRIFLGLAVYLLLGFNVISA
- a CDS encoding HNH endonuclease family protein; translation: MTITRSAATMTLTALTALFLAGSLAGCDAAAQAVPAAPDASREAAAALAQLETIPVKGRSPKSGYTREEFGPAWADVDHNGCDTRNDILARDLEGETFKPGTENCVVATGTLADKYTGTTINFVRGNTTSSAVQIDHVIALSDAWQKGARQLSIEQRNELANDPLNLMAADGPTNGAKGDKDAATWLPPNKAFRCEYVARQTAVKAKYQLWVTQAEHDAMAHILASCK
- a CDS encoding DUF4193 domain-containing protein, whose protein sequence is MATDYDELRSDVKESQDNSLEALQSANAPDARSVVLELDEADGLDGAGVPGGEFVAEELVVQVIPQAEDEFTCYSCFLVRHRSQIARQKDGHSYCTDCEG
- a CDS encoding DUF5703 family protein; this translates as MKEQFLTSSVRRERDYLRQYEYLVLTVSPEDSLPEARRRLVEHSEYGKWELERSMLYVGGGRRFWLRRRVMQVQRTV
- a CDS encoding GatB/YqeY domain-containing protein; the protein is MTTLKERLHADVVVHMKERNKTALTTVRNVLGEIETREKSGKTPMTLDDAQVTSLLQKEAAKRRDTARIYTEAGEPERAAAEIAEAEVIEAYLPKALSRDEVETIVDEAIAALQAEGQELSVRSIGAVMKPVTAKVAGRFDGKAVSEIVRSRLM
- a CDS encoding aldo/keto reductase produces the protein MQQRYVGNSGLRVSALSLGTMSWAGETDEQDATDMLRTFMNSGGKHIDTAASYADGRSEAMIGSLLGDVVSRTEVSISTKAGMSTSDGRRTVDTSRNAMLSGLDASLARLGTDYVDIWFAQAWDGNVPLDETLSALEFALRSGRARYAGVSNFNGWQTAKAAAVAGFPLVAAQAEYSLLHRRPEEELIPAVEDAGLGLMGWAPLGRGVLTGKYRGNIPSQSRAAHAVLAPYVEPYLEQKPSRVVEAVAMAAKGLGRTPLDVSLSWLLSQHGVATAIVGPRTPVQLKEILDSQLTPLPPEISRALEDVSEPS
- a CDS encoding acyl-CoA dehydrogenase family protein produces the protein MTPDDVLPAALLERIRGRAAGYDRNNTFFHEDLEELAAAGYLKLFVPEPDGGRGLGLEAAADVQRRLATAAPATALAVNMHLVWTGVAYVLAARGDHSLDFVLQEAARGEIFAFGNSEAGNDSVLFDSRTVATPLVGGGYSFTGTKIFTSLSPAWTRLGIFGKDPQAREGDGELVHGFITRGTPGYTILDDWNTLGMRASQSNTTVLEAVEVPGDRIFRKLPVGPNADPLIFAIFACFETLLAAVYTGIGERALNLGVDAVKRRTSFKNGGRSYALDPDIRWKVAEAAMAMDILYPQLSAVTHDVDALADHGSQWFPKLVGLKVNATETARRVVDLAIRVSGGSTYFQGSELERLYRDVLAGLFHPSDDESAHNTVANAWLGPLED